The Triticum aestivum cultivar Chinese Spring chromosome 5A, IWGSC CS RefSeq v2.1, whole genome shotgun sequence genomic sequence CTTCTACTGTATTTTTTGAGAGGAAGGTTAGAACTGGTGATTTAGTACTTTGTTATCTTGCCTATGGTCTGTTCAATAATGTGAGCACTGACTTGgcatgctttggtgttattcttaGTCTCCCATGGCAGGGTCTTAAAGCTGGCACTAAGAAACAAAAGTATGATAGAATTagtgaaaagaaaatgcttaccccGGCAGAGGTACTGATGTTGCGATCATGAAGTTTGTCATTCTGTTACGGTAACGCCTAGATGTATTGATTCCCTTAAATATAAATTTGTCCAGGTTCTGTGCAAATCTTATCCATCGGAGTTCATCTCATATTTCCACTATTGCCGTTCCCTGAGATTCGAAGACAGACCAGATTACTCTTACTTGAAGAAACTATTCCGGGATGTATTTGTTCGTGAAGGTATACATTTTTCTTCTTTGGAGGTTATTTCTACACTTGTCCATTAATTTATCCACTGGAAACTTTCTATAAGCTGATGTTGAGAAAAGTGGTCTAATTATGGGCTACCTTTGTAGGATATCAATTTGATTATGTATTTGACTGGACCGCACTCAAGTATCCTCATATGAGTTCCAGTAACAAGCTTGTTCGAGTATGTATTATCTTACCTTATCGATTGGTATTATTTTCTTTACATTCTTGTTGAACTATTTATCTTGTCCATATCCAGCAACCGAGTGGAAGATTGGCTGGAGTTGGGCCATCTGTTGAGAGAACAGAAAGACCTTCAGGTTTGCCTTCTTGTTGTTTATCGTATGAAACACTGAGATCAATACCCAGATTAATTCATGTATATTCTGCCAGTAGGACAAGAGATCCGGGATAGATTCACCGGTGCTGTGGAGGCATTTGCCAGAAGAAACTCGAGCTCCGGTCGCCACGGACACGGAGACCATTCGAGGCACAAAAGCACTGCTGATTCATTCAGTTCATCTAGAGAAGCTGTAAGTATTTGCACTCCATTTTGAATTTTTAATTACTCATAACCAAGTGTCAAAGCTCTTCGCTTAGCACCAAAAAACGACGGAAAGGAGGCAAAAGCAACTACTACATTTCTGCTTGAGATCTGGTGGATTTTGTAAGCAAGTAATAGCTTACTTTACCCTATATGCGGTAGCTTGCTGCTGATACGGAGAAAACACACATCTTGTCCCGGACTGGGAGCTCATCGAAGATGGCTGGCACGCAATCCAGCCGGCCAACCTCTTCAGGGGACTGCACCGGTCGGTTGTTCTCGGGAAGTGGCGGCAGCAGCAGCCGCCCGTCGTCGTCGACCGTTCAAAGGCTCCACCAATCCGGAGGCAGCGGTGCGGAGAACGGCTCGTCTTCACCCATACCCGTCGCCCGGAACGCACCAGGGAGATCAAGCCGACGGGACAGCCACTCGGCATTCCGGAGCTTCGAGCGCCTGTCGATCAGCGCTGACAGAAGGAAGTGATCGACGACCCTGGAGGCGATGACAATTGCCAAGGATTTAACACCCGTCGATCTGTGCACTCACAAGAGTTCAGCAGACATGAACAATGACTTGACGGCGAATGGTTAAgcagaatggccaggaaagagtgGTGTCCTGGTTGCCATGCATGCATGTTCTTTCTTCAAACTCCAAATGAGATGTTTGTCATATAAGATCATGGGCTAGAAGTATGTAATTCTTTTCAACGGCAAATTCGGCTTGATGTGTACCCCTCTTCTTCCAGTATAGGATTTTGAATCATAGGGAAGAAGAGGCTGCCAAATATATATATTGATCTTCTATGATCATAGTTTCATAAAAATCTTGGTGTTCTCTCAAATTTTAGTTGTTCCACTCATTTGTGCATGACTGAGACATTTTCTCATATTGTTCCTACAATATATAGTCGTTTTGCAATACTATCACATTCAAGAGTTTTTCAAGCTTACATACCCAAGCGAAGAGATGTCTACTTTACTCCATGAACTTGTCCTAGGTTTACCTTACAAACCCAGACTCTGATTTTGTTCAATTAGCACCCAAAGTTTAAAAAAAAACTGGTTAAAATACAACTCATCTTCTGAATTAACCGGTTTTGATCTGTTTCAGCTGAAATTTTACTGGATTGGTCACTGGATTATTTATGGCTTACTGGAAAACAATCATTTTTTCTGTGCAGTTTGAATTTAAAACCCACAGTCGGACTGGACCTCTCAAACCATATGGCAAAAAATATTAAATTTTCACCAAACTGTTCACTGGTTGAGAATTGATAAACTGGAACGTTTTCCGATTTTATGGCGCAGTGAAACCAAGGTTGTGCTTGGCATTACGGTGGATTATGATAACAACCAGGTTTTGCCTATTTTGTTGTATTTTTGACCAATTCATGCCACTTAGTTCCATGGCTATTTTCCTACATTAGATTGTTATATAAATAAGCAATTGAGTCTAGAATAGATGCTTGCGCAGTCAGAAAGGGAAAAAAAATTCAAACGCtttatatataaaaaagataaCTAGTAAATCAAGCATAATCCACATATATTTTGGTAAATTCTAGCTAAATTTGATACTCGTAAGTTTTAGAGGACACTCAATGTTTTAGTTTCAAGTTGAATGGAAGGGAGGTTAAAGCTGGTTAAATGGTAGGGAGGTGGCAATCTGAACCAGATCAGAACTGGTGGTAGTACTCCAGGTTATTGCCGAAAGGAAGTATAGTAATGAGGTGGTCAAGTGCGTGCCAATATTGCATCCGGTAGGTGCCACCACCAGAACCGGATCCATCGTCATCATAATTAAACGACCCACCTAATGCCCAGGTTCGATCAAGCTGGACCTGGGGCATCTTTTTGCTCAAGTCAGACAAGAGGCGCCATGTGCCTTCCTccctcccttccttccttccttccttccctgtCACTGTTCTTAAGCACAGATACATCGTGTCACTTAGTAGCAGGAGCACTCGCTAACTGCTCCCGGAACACGCATTGCACCTCGTGCTTTGCAAGCTGCGGCGGGTCAACGAGGATCGGGGCAATGAATGTGTGGGGATCGTTGCGTTGCGCGGATCGAATTGTTCCCAATTGTTTTGCTTCTGGTGTCAGGTGTGCAAGGGGGTTGATTAGGTTAATCAGGAGCAGTCAAATGGCTTGGCTAGCTCATGGCGAAGACAGCTAGGTCAGAGTTAATGCATAGGGGGGAGGGGAATGGCTAGTGGCAAGCGGTCTACTCCTGTGTCAATTCTTATTGCTTTTGTAAATCCAACCATATCTTATTGGCATCTTGACGCAGTTCGTGTGAGAAAATGCCGCTTGATCGGCCGTACCGGAAAAAATAAACAAATCTCGCTGTGTATTGGTAGTGTCATACTACATACTGGCACCGGTGACGATGTGATGACAGTTGGTTGGGTGGTCACCGTCGCCGAGCCGTGCTCCGGCCAGTTCGCTGACGCCGCAACCACGAACAGGTAATCAATCCGCACCCAGAAAAAGAAATACTAGGCCACGAATTAAGCCGGATGGACACCCGTACGGCCACcatcttagggcatgtacaatggttgataggacagtcttatcttaagtcttgcatgtattttagagatgacaaaaaagtatgtctacaatgggttatatcttagccttatctttaataactagcaattccttaaaacatggtgagacaaattatgctaagagatcatctcttgtcttatcttaaataagagaagacaagtcttttcttatgagttctctctcctccatctcatcatttatcctacgtggcactcctaagatagcaccattgtacatgcccttaatcCCTAGCCGCTAGCTTCCACACAAGCGCGAAAAAGAGCCCCTAATTCAGGTGTGAATGAAGCAAAAACGTTGCTTAGCCGTGTCCAAAGGAGGTGTCACGTCGGGCGATTAGTTACCGGGTCGTGGCTTTGGCGTGGCTTCCTTCCTCTTGGTTGTTTCGCTGCTATTGGGTCGTCCTCGTAAAGAAGGGACGGACGGGTAGTAAAGTGAGACGTCCCATTTTTCGATAGTCTTCCGTagtcttttctctttttggatagttttttttttgaaaggctTTTTGGATGGTTTGTTGCTTGGCCTGACCgacgcgtcggcgtcggcgtctttTGCTTGACGTGGGTTGCTCTCCACGCAAGCAGAGGCTTGCCCGCCAGCCATGTTCCTTCCCCGGCTCCGGTTTCGACCAGTACTGTTTGAGTTTGATGATGTGCTCTTGTGTTGTCTTTTGGCCGGGTACTTGTTAGTTATGTTGATGGGGCCCCTAGTATGATTCTATAGACACGTCTGAGACGTAAGAGTTTCACGCAACTCACTTCATTTCTTCCCGTCTCTCCTCGCGTAGGAACATAAGTAAGCATCGTGGTGCTCCATTCGGGTCTTTGAATCGTGTGATCAACGTGCAATTATAGTACGTACAAACATACATGCTCTGACAAAATGTATGTATACACGTCCCCTCCGATCTGAAGCCAAGTCCTGTGGCAGTGTGCCACCTACACTACGCAAGGTGAGGGAAGAAAGACGAGGAAAAGGAAGCCGGTGGGTACCAGCCAGCCGGAATTTGTTACTGGCTGACCGGCGATCCGGCGCGGGCACGGCACGGCGACGGACGGATGGATGGCAGGCGCCGGGTCGTTCGTCTGTTACAGCCGAGCGGATGCGCTGCCGCGTTGATTTGTTACGGCCCCTGGGCATGCGTTCGGTACGGTGTCGCGGGCGGGTGGAGAGTCGGACGGAGGCGTCGGTCGGTGTCGGTGGATTCGGGTCGCACGTCTACGCCTGGCTTCCGTCGGTCGAGACGGCGACGGGCTTGACCAATTAAGTACGGGGCCTCTCATTCTCTGATCAAATTTCTTTTTCATGTTCCTTTCTTTATACACATTTCTTTTTCATGCTCGGGCAGCCGAGCGCACGCACGTGTGCGTGGGGTTTGTTGGTTGGGCTGAGCTGGGCATCGCCTGCGCGTGCACATGGACACACGGCATTCTCGCTTGGTTTACTACGTGCGTGGGCTGCTGGTGGGACATCGTGCGAGGAGAATCGATCGATATATCTGTGAGGTGTTCGCCAAATCACGGTGATTGATGAGGAAATCATGCCTGTTTCGGAACGTGCGTGATATATTTCTATCAATCGAATGGGTTTCTCTCCTTCTCACATCTGTTGATcctctttagagcatctccagcatcCCTATCGAGAGCGAATAGACGGTAGCATATCGCTGCTCTCTCTTTGGTGGAAGCTCCCTGGATGGCTGATGCTGTTTTGCTCTCCGTGTAGTTGGACTGGAGAGTGGTCTCTCTCTTCGCCTGGCTGGACTTTTGTGTAATAGGCTGTAGTTTAGCCTGAACTGTGATTTGGTGCTACCAGGTTTTTGCTCGCGGCACTCGTTTCGTTGGCGGGCAAGTGTGGTGGGTTTTCTGGCAGTGCCCGGACTCGCTCCTCTCTTTCCCCCCTCCTGATGTCTCTGGAACTATTGTATTTCCGTTCATTTGCAATGAAAAGGGGTGTAGCCCGGTTCGAAAAAAAAGCATCTCTATAAGTACGTTTAGAGGCTCTGTTGATAAACTTATTGGGTTTTTAAATGGTTTTTAGTTAAACGGAGGCAAAAACTTTGCCTCATGTCATTAAATACGAAGGGGGAGTACAAGGCCACGCATACCCGACTAGAAGGGATCACTTTTCCGGTAAAATGTTACCCAAAAGTCAAGCCTCAGCAACTAGCCAAGTCTTTGCCTCATCCATGATTGTTGCCGCCACCTGAGTGGGCATGGAGGCCTTGTTGCGGAAAACCCAAGCATTCCTTTGGTTCCATATCTCCCAACAGATGAGCATTTGTATAGAGTTGATTGCCTTTTTGTTGTATCCTGGTTGCCCTTCGCTCGAGTTCCACTATTGCTTAATTGTGTGCAGGTCACTCCAAGAGGGTGTCTTGGACTGCCATCCAATCCAGTCATAAATCAAGTTCCAGACCCGAATAGTACATCGACACTAGAACATAAGGTGGGTTGCTGTTTTCGCTTGGCACTCGCAAAGCTGGCAAGGACTGGAGTTTGGCCAACCTCTACGAATCAACCTAGCCGCCATCCAGATTCTatcttggagtactagccaggagAAGAACTTGACCTTCGGAGGTGCCCATATCTTCAAAACCATAGTAGGCATCTCGGATTTGATCAATTCCGCAAATTGCATCTTGTATGTTGTGGCGGCAGAGTAGCATCCGCCAGCCATGAACTTTCATCAGATTTTTACGATTATGGTGCAAATCCCTTGGGTTTTCAAAGGTGTGTGGCTTTAGCAATTTCCCTATAAACCTCCTCATATAATCTATTTTTTTGTGTGTTTCTCTCTTCGCTAGTGCAtacatacatagacaaaactatttGACCATCAAAATAACTCAAATATTTCTGTCTCAAACACACATATTCATCACAATTTCAAATCCTTAACttacaaaatttgaatttgaattaaaatTACGCATAAAAATGGTTGAAATGCATTCAAAGTAAACATGGAGAAGTTCAATGCTCATGCAGCTTCCACAAGTGCTCAATAAGGTCATCATGAAGTTGTTCATGCCCTGCACGGTCTCCAGAATATCGATGCACTTGAAGGAACCTCTAGAGGGGTTGTTCATTCCTGATAGAGTTCACAACAGCTCCCGCAAAAAAAGGGTTCACAAGAGCTATGTAAATTTTCTTTCCCTCGTTCTCATACGGTAAGTCATCTGGCTAACCACGCTCATCTTctatgatcatattgtgcatgatcacacacgATATCATAATGGGCCATAAAAGTTTCTAGCACCAGAATCTTGTCGGGCCATGGACAATAGCAAATCAAACTTGCAACACTCTGAATGCTCACTCGACATCCTTTCTACATACTTCTTGATAGCTACCAAAATTTCGTGTTTCCTTGAGGGTTTGATATCGTCTTTACAAATGTAGACCACGAAGGATATATGACATCGGCAAGATAATAACTCATGTCGTACCTTACCATTGACTCCAAAATCCACTTGTGGTGCTTCCCCTTTTGCTAGCCTTGGAAACAAGTGAGATATTTGCAACACAATGAGGTTATTGTGAGATCCCGGCAACCCAAAATAGGAATGCCAAATCCATAGATCATTTGGTGTCATAGCTTCAAGAATTATGCTTGTATCTCTGGTTTTGCATTTGAAATGTTCATGACATGCTACATGGCACCACGATGTTTCATTTTTGGATCATTACCATGATTTATGGGCCTCAAAAGATGTTGCAAAGAATGAAATTTTATGAAAGGATTCATGACTCCAGGATATGGACAACTATGGAACTGCTCACCCAAAAAATGCCTTTTGAGATGCCCTAGTCAACTCAAATGGTGAGACCACCATTGCCACAGACctgacccccacccccaccccaactcTTTTGCCCTCACCCTCCTAAACAATGGAAGGGACTATTA encodes the following:
- the LOC123105332 gene encoding casein kinase 1 isoform X2; this encodes MEHIIASKFKLGRKIGSGSFGELYLGINIQNGEEVGIKLEPMKSKHPQLHYESKVYMLMQGGSGIPHLKWYGVEGEYNVMVIDLLGPSLEDLFNSCNRKFTMKTTLMLADQLITRVEYMHSKGFLHRDIKPDNFLMGLGRKANQVYIIDYGLAKKYKDLQTHKHIPYRENKNLTGTARYASVNTHLGIEQSRRDDLESVGYLLLYFLRGSLPWQGLKAGTKKQKYDRISEKKMLTPAEVLCKSYPSEFISYFHYCRSLRFEDRPDYSYLKKLFRDVFVREGYQFDYVFDWTALKYPHMSSSNKLVRQPSGRLAGVGPSVERTERPSGQEIRDRFTGAVEAFARRNSSSGRHGHGDHSRHKSTADSFSSSREALAADTEKTHILSRTGSSSKMAGTQSSRPTSSGDCTGRLFSGSGGSSSRPSSSTVQRLHQSGGSGAENGSSSPIPVARNAPGRSSRRDSHSAFRSFERLSISADRRK
- the LOC123105332 gene encoding casein kinase 1-like protein 10 isoform X4; translated protein: MEHIIASKFKLGRKIGSGSFGELYLGINIQNGEEVGIKLEPMKSKHPQLHYESKVYMLMQGGSGIPHLKWYGVEGEYNVMVIDLLGPSLEDLFNSCNRKFTMKTTLMLADQLITRVEYMHSKGFLHRDIKPDNFLMGLGRKANQVYIIDYGLAKKYKDLQTHKHIPYRENKNLTGTARYASVNTHLGIEQSRRDDLESVGYLLLYFLRGSLPWQGLKAGTKKQKYDRISEKKMLTPAEVLCKSYPSEFISYFHYCRSLRFEDRPDYSYLKKLFRDVFVREGYQFDYVFDWTALKYPHMSSSNKLVRQPSGRLAGVGPSVERTERPSGQEIRDRFTGAVEAFARRNSSSGRHGHGDHSRHKSTADSFSSSREAHQKTTERRQKQLLHFCLRSGGFCKQVIAYFTLYAVACC
- the LOC123105332 gene encoding casein kinase 1 isoform X1, translated to MEHIIASKFKLGRKIGSGSFGELYLGINIQNGEEVGIKLEPMKSKHPQLHYESKVYMLMQGGSGIPHLKWYGVEGEYNVMVIDLLGPSLEDLFNSCNRKFTMKTTLMLADQLITRVEYMHSKGFLHRDIKPDNFLMGLGRKANQVYIIDYGLAKKYKDLQTHKHIPYRENKNLTGTARYASVNTHLGIEQSRRDDLESVGYLLLYFLRGSLPWQGLKAGTKKQKYDRISEKKMLTPAEVLCKSYPSEFISYFHYCRSLRFEDRPDYSYLKKLFRDVFVREGYQFDYVFDWTALKYPHMSSSNKLVRQPSGRLAGVGPSVERTERPSVGQEIRDRFTGAVEAFARRNSSSGRHGHGDHSRHKSTADSFSSSREALAADTEKTHILSRTGSSSKMAGTQSSRPTSSGDCTGRLFSGSGGSSSRPSSSTVQRLHQSGGSGAENGSSSPIPVARNAPGRSSRRDSHSAFRSFERLSISADRRK
- the LOC123105332 gene encoding casein kinase 1-like protein 10 isoform X3; translation: MEHIIASKFKLGRKIGSGSFGELYLGINIQNGEEVGIKLEPMKSKHPQLHYESKVYMLMQGGSGIPHLKWYGVEGEYNVMVIDLLGPSLEDLFNSCNRKFTMKTTLMLADQLITRVEYMHSKGFLHRDIKPDNFLMGLGRKANQVYIIDYGLAKKYKDLQTHKHIPYRENKNLTGTARYASVNTHLGIEQSRRDDLESVGYLLLYFLRGSLPWQGLKAGTKKQKYDRISEKKMLTPAEVLCKSYPSEFISYFHYCRSLRFEDRPDYSYLKKLFRDVFVREGYQFDYVFDWTALKYPHMSSSNKLVRQPSGRLAGVGPSVERTERPSVGQEIRDRFTGAVEAFARRNSSSGRHGHGDHSRHKSTADSFSSSREAHQKTTERRQKQLLHFCLRSGGFCKQVIAYFTLYAVACC